In the Periophthalmus magnuspinnatus isolate fPerMag1 chromosome 11, fPerMag1.2.pri, whole genome shotgun sequence genome, gaaaatatgtaagtcagttataaaatgtgcaattaataaaacaaatggcGTAGATAAAAGACCATACGACTTTGACTGATGTGCACCTTTGCTGTAGCAAGTTACACTACAAAGCTAAAGTAATATACCTTTTGaatggtcctcaaaatggcgcctaacAGCAaactcaataaaatatttagtgtTATCAACTCGGGCTGTCAACGACTAAAAAAATTGTTCgatgactaaagacatgtccttcCAATTCTTCAATTCTTCAATttgtcgactaaaaagggggcgtggcaaaagctctccaAACTATTACATATTTGTATATATCTGACCCAAACAGCACTaactttccttccttctttctgcTGTTCCTACTACATTTTATAActagattgaaaagtaaaaagtacttttcatatcatttgaggggttatttttaccatgttcgtggaaacatcctgatttaagttttcgagttcaaactttggcttggagcaaacataaataaacaataagaaataaaaaaataagaaattgactCATATTAtttctgttgaccaaaatatgtatcatttttgaaTAAATATCATTACATTTACCACTTTTACAAATTCACAGCACaagtacttttaccttttactcttttttaaacaaatacttaaatacattaAGTAGTTTTTTACTTAGTTTTTGCAGCATTATTACCAACCCAACACTCAACATGCCGTTATAAAAGACGGCTTAGGCTTACACAATACCATATGGTCAAATGAATTAAGCAGAGTCACATAtcagtgctgtgtgtgtgtgtgtgcccgatGAGATCACTGGCTTAGCTACAATAGCGCTCAAGGCTAACAGATGGCTAACGGGTGGCCCTTTCTCCCCGGATCCAGATCTTCTTTATATCACCCGAGTCTTACTTTCACTCCCTCACTATGCCTTTGTGGAGAGTGTCTGATGGGAAAGAGAAAGCATTCAAACCATTCTAAAGCGGCTACAGCTCGCAATACAAAGGCGGGGTAATAGATAAGAAGTCTGGTTTTAACCTGTTTCGTGGTTAAATTCTGTATAATAACTGGGCCTATAATGTTATCTGTATGAATTCAAAACTGGCAAAGTTCAACAACCaagatttagttttatttacattcttCATTACAAAAATATGGTGGCAATTAtttctgctttgttttgtaaaattttgCCTCACCTGTTGAATAATAcgtcacctggatttaactgagcaaataAGTACGAGCCTATAGGTATGAGTCAGGTcaaggttcagcaacagtctgtgctcaaagaatgaggtcagctgacacctgaatatactgaatgaccaggttattccatcagtggattttttcttccctgatgtcaCGGACATATTCCaggatgacaatgccaggattcatcgggctcaaattgtgactggttcaggagcatgagacatcattttcacacatggattgtccaccacagagtccagaccttaaccccattgagaatctttgggatgagctggagaagctttgtgcagcgtcagactcgaccatcatcaatgcaacatcttggtgaaaaatgaatacaacactggatggaaataaatcttgcagAAGCTTAACGAAACAATGCCAtagcgaatgtgtgacgtaatcaaagctaaaggcggaacaaccaaatactagagtgtgtgaccttttttttttttggtggcgacttttttttttgaccaggcagtgtatatactTCCTTGCTTCCATTTCAGATATTTACACTTAAAGCCTTCCTGTGGGtaactggtcacatttttatataccgCTTTTGCATCTTCGAgccattcaaagtgttttaaatcAAGGAACTGCATGCCCActttcatacatcagtgtacgcagacactgggggcgaggtaggttaagtgtctgtgggagctggaatcgcatcaccaacatgtgagtcagtggatttgaccactcaaccaatgatgtttatgtcgagagcgggactcGAATTGGcaactttcggatcagtggacaaacaattaactttttaaaatagtactttattttttatataccaTATTACTAAATGTTATTGTTAGGCTTTGAACCATATTGTCGTTCTCTTTCAAAATCACACCTGCAGTTGTGTCTTTTTTCATTAATGTTTGTCCCGTCCTTTAAACTATATGATTCTCAAGAGATAGTATTGCTCTGTTCAtcctttaagtaaaaaaaaccaaaaaggATCCTCTGAATTTATAAATGAGGGataacttctgtttttcacgtttttaagacagtaaaaatctgtccTATTCAGTGCTTTTAATACCTAACAAATCATATATatcattgtgtattttttccgTGTAacaattttgttttctgtttttcatgtaacATAAGTGATACCAATACCAAAAGTATTTCAAAACAggaccacaaaaacaaaaacgcacAAAATCTGAACTTCAAGTAGGAATAACATTATAAGACACAGTATCTTACAACGGAGTCACATGTTTACCTACCAGCGGTGCTTTTTTTTCCCTGCATAGTCGCCGTGGCAACAGAGGCTGGCTGTAAGCGTACGTGTGACAGGGGATGTAATTCTGCCTGTCTCCGGCGGAGCCTCGGCAGCCTTCCCCAGATGCTGGTTGCTAGGAGACCAGACAGACAAATCTTCCTCTGCTTCAATGACAgaccctttttctttctcttgacAAAtactggagcagaggagaggcacGGGCAATTTGAAGGTCTAGATGTGAgaccagggggcgctgttctgGGCAAAATGTGTAGTAGTAATGACATAGGTGTGGTAGGATTATCATgatactacaatactacaatactaaggaatagttGTGATACTCAAAACTAATTACAATGCCatgataatgtgattttcaacattaaatcctagtactttcttttatatgtaatccctcagtcagggcgtgtactagtctctgtgtcttatacttctagttctgatacagctcaaaatcatcctaaagctattcaggaaaggttcattcctGCCCTGTGACTTTTGTAGTATCTATACTAGCTTAAATAAGTATCTAGACACTaattgatactagttttaatatcaattagtgtcagattttttatacttttgacaactctactgTGAGCTAAAACGGAGGAAACTGCAGGAGAATATTTCAAGATCTTGCCCAGGGGTACAGCGACAGACCGTACACAGTGCCAGTAGCAAGAATCAGCCTCTGGGTTTTTCTTGGGTTGGCAAACACACTGTTGATGTTGTGTCCcgaggcaagacacttcacccttcACCTTGTCTATGGAAGAGTGCTGTGTGAACATATATGGCCAGTGAAACAATAAGGcattgaaggtgcactatgtaacttttctggtaggggggGGTCTGCttttttcttgtctccatggagatgtcgtaaccagcgtggcGTAAGGACCAAAGGTGCAGACTCACGAAGGTTAACAATATCTTTATTCACACACGTGATCACAAAGGTAATAGTTCAAAACTTAGTTCAAAGTCTTAGTTAATCGTGAGTCGAAATCCATAGGAGCTGGGGAGCGTAGGTGCGGGACCGTGGACGTGGAGAGACAGGGGTGCACGATGAAACAGGAAGACACAAGACCATACCAGAGCAGAGGTGCAGGGGCAGGGGagatccggagctggttctcggCGGATTCCTGGAGTAGGGCAGAAAAGTTCCAATAAACACGAGAGTACAAGGATCAAAAAAGtgtaaagccaagagcatattcacgtagagcacgcggacgttccggcgccaagtgactcgtccagacccctcttatccacggcaggtggtgttgattgcgttgatggaagacaggtgcgcgtgggaggagtcaggattccgcccagctccggagacaggcaggtgagggaggagggagacgagGGTGCAGGGAGAGcaagacagggatcatgacaggaGATGTAAGTGCGCTGCCTGGAATTATCCGCAATATGGAATTTAGCTAATTcatcttgcttttttttttaattgcaggtgttttgaggtgttttaacatgcattcttattgtgatttgactcgcctctccatagaccagacctgtaacttgtaatCTGTAACATATAACTTGGCTGTATTCATGTATGTAGAAGTTAAATGCATTACTGTGAAACTCGAggtgttattataaagtgttagcaaatacacacaaaatacgTACCGGTAGTACGTTATAGTATTATAGTTACAGTCtatatatttcttcttttactcTTTACTTAGGTGACTGGAGATGACGGAGGTGGAGCCCGTTTTAGACTTCGCCTCTTCGGGACGATCGGGGAGGAGGAACGCCCTGCCCGACATCCTGGGCTCCCCCGCTGGAGTCAACCCGGGCGACCTGCCACTCAAGCTGGGCGAGCTGTCCCTCCAAGGTACTTTGCCACCGCAGTCTTTATGTAGTCCCATGTTTTTACACGGCACTGCAGGGAGCTCTGAGCTATTAAAATCTCAAAGTACTGCAAGCTGAGAATGTGAAGCAACAACTGTTTGGATTTAAGGAGGCATAAAACGTATTATGGGTAGAGAAATGGAGTTTGGGTGCGTCTGTGGGGAGAAGTGAATGAAATCAGTAGCAATGACAACAGcttgtgaataaaaataaatcgcATCTATCTCTTAAAATGTAACGGCGACAATACAGTGTTAACTAATAAACTACCACATTATGCTCAATAAAGAAGGCTAATTGCAGCATTAGTGTCAGATGAACACTTGGAGGGTGACatagcaatattttttttttccaaatgtagaaACTACATTTCTACATAACTTCACCAGCATCGCCCACACTCAAAAAATGTTGACCTCAATATTTTTTAGAGTTCAACAGACcagtttgaatcatttcatTGCTCAATTGGAATTCACTGCACAGCTAAATAACTTCATTGCTAGGAGCTATTGTTTTTAGTCATACTTAAACTACTCCAGGGCTCATTGTGCAGCACGTCGGGCTGTTGCACTCTCTGCTGGtgttaaatgaatgtgttttttaaaataaattatcctGAAATCTGAATTTTGGTTGTGGGTGGGGTCAGAAAGGGCATATGACAGAAAATACTGCCAGTTCATTACAGAGAACGGTAAAATTAAACCATTTTATGCAGTAACAACAATGCACTGCATGTGTAGCCACAATGTGAGCATTAGTTTTGTGCACCGGATTTTCTGGACTATTCGATGCTCTGGAGTATggagtataaaaatgcataataatgaaaaaacaaacaaaaaaaaacccaacatgaATCGCACTCTACTGTAAGTCGCATTTtctggggaaatttattttaaaatatccgAGACCAAgagcattttatctttaaaggcaagttataataataataaaatagagaacaacaggctgaatagcagtacagcacatgctaatgtaacacaacaatgaactgaatacatgtctggtatgttaatgtaagcttttaacagttaatcagatacacTATGCTAATATAACATATgtggcttgtccacaaacaagttcttttcactgatgtttactgtgatcttacttcttcatcacagttcacaccgtagaacaaacacatcaaatataacataagctctggctcatatcacatatacacacaaaactgcacatgaacacatggaaaatatacacaccactttggcctgatagtaaacaaacagctgaacccaaaactttatattttacttttcaattgtttcttaaatactGCTCTGTTGGGTAAGACATCGCATtagtgtaaaaggctgaaccggaaaacaggaCGTTTTCATGACCTTAagctagacttatgataaactaaacatttacaatattgttccacaTGAAAAATGATCTGACTAAGTCGCACTCCTggccaaactataaaaaaagtgagacttatagtctggaaaatatggtaggcTCTATGCAGATTTTCCTGtgttgccttgaatgttccaaattaaaggtatctatctccatggagacaagcaggtgtttttttttatagctataagccaataagaacacatgttattgaaaaacacaaaatactgggggaaaagcaataacatatccatggagatgagctgaAAAGTTGCATGGTTCAGCCTTTACAGTAGAAAATGCTGTTCTTCTGTTTGCAAAACTGTTTGTTACACCTACAGAAATTCAAAaagatacatgaaaaaaatcactatTCCCATTGCGTCACATTCAGAAACTACCAGACAACCCTGGTTCTATGATTCccttttattttatcaagtaACTCGATAGAAAAGAGTAAACAGACGCATTAGAGACACAAATGAACTTAGTCACTACTGTCCAGATCCCTTATGTCATTTAAGGTCCCGTGACACTGTGCTACTGTGCAATATCAATCACTGTCCACaaccacacaacacacacaaagcgcacacacagcacacacacacacagaggagacagggagaggctCGCGTGAACACCACCGTGACCACAACAGTCCattcaaaacacaaatctaTCTTGCAActttgattttttaattttcatgtGCATTCAGTCCTGATTAAACTACAAAGACAGATCTGTAaaaattattatgattttttaaatgatttttttaattttttattctaATAGTTTAGATGTATTTTGGACAAAAGTGTTTGAatagtttaattatatttttgtcagtGATTCAATGTTCCCAATAATATCtgccattgtttttgtttttgttttttttttaattgagaatttttgagatttttttttcttttatttatagtCCAAAAAAGTGCTTAGATTCTCAACCCTTCTATTGAGTTTTGAGTGTGCTGCAAAATTAAATGCAATTTGTATTAAATCTGTTAATGTAGTTGTTAAAGCCACCATCCCTAAgtttattaaatttttattttattttttaatttttattttaccagcAGACTACATATATGAAACCTGTAACTGCCTCCCCTTACCTGGccattgttcagactcagactgtgctctttggtcttcttctgtcaggccaaagctggcactctgtcaggcagcagcagcatagatagcatctagtggtgatgtgtgagaatacaacatgaTCGGGTCGGCCAGTCTAATTACGGACGGTAGCTTTAAGACCTCTGCAAATATGTTCTGATGTATTAGTTTTGTCAGTATTTCATGTTTCGGTCTGTTAATAAAATGTGCACCTCAATCTAAATCTGGACTTCTTTAAGTGTAAAATTGAATGTAAAATGTCAAACGTGATTTTGCTGCTAAAGAACAGGCCAGATTCTCGATAACAATTTAGCAGTTAGTATCAACATTTCATCTGTAATTCTGTGTAACCTGTTTTACAATTTACCGTAACCCCGCCCTCCCTTCTCTTATCTGCGCAGATGGACCGGGAGGAGCCCAATCCCCAGCGTCAGAGGAGGCCAGCGCCCCAGCGGAAAGCGCCCAGGCCAAAGACGGATCTTAGTCCCCCGCGctcctcctcgcctggaccctccctttctcctcggGTACCCCCCACCTGAGCGGTCGCCAATTCTATACCTACAGAACATGGCTGGCATTCTGTGAGACGTTTGAACCACGCACTCCCATTGCCCTTGACGCTGGAGAGTCGGACAATAAAGTTCCGAGCCGGCAAGATCCAAAATGGCTACCCTCGCCAGTCGACACTTGCCCGGGACTCGATGCAAAGTAGATTGTACAATGAActatttttctattatttaaaCACGTCGAGCTGCGACATGTTCGGATTTCCCTTGGGTCTTGTTCCACTATGTGATGTAACTATGCTTTTACAGGAGAGTGCAGTGCTGCCCCTTGTGGTGTGTTCAACCAGCTACCACTAGCAAAAATGACACTATGTTGGAAGTACATGTGTATTGTTGATCCTATTTTGTACTATCTGACTGTTGCCGTCTTAAAACCAGGGATTTTATGAATTTAGTAATGGCTGAAGATTAGTGCATATCTTGAGACATTCCTTTAGTGAATATTCCACTGCCAGTTGCgtcaaactattattttataGGTCCAATATAcactaaacattaaaaaaaaaaaaaattataatgttgtatcatccaaaaacatacacatttttgttgcattttgtccCATCCCTTTTTGAGTagttattcatatattttacactttctttctccaaagctcaaatagtccccaccaccttgtgatgtcatcaggttgtaaaccaggaagtgcttctctttgttttgaaaatccatATATGTTCACCAGACTTGTTATGTGTTCCGAgcattttaattaagtgcttttcacaatgCTTAAAAGCCAGtgtagagttttgctgtcatggtaaaaCTATCAACAGCTgccatgctaacgtgcacttcctgattatcagacaataaaacgctttataattaaacaGGCAGCACGCATGTTTTGACCTgaacagctgcttatacagtacatCTTTACTGGGGCAAGAGaagttttttctcaaatacatggacaaaatcgggtacagggcctttaatcttTCACtacacaagcaggtggagttgttgcgccctctactggtgtaAAATCATGTCAAAATGAGGAACCTGTGGCCTATAGTTGCTTTccatacacattttatttgaattatacaACATGAAATATCGAGGCTAAGATGTCCCCAGATATTTGAATAATTCATAATGTAAGACCTTTAAGATTTGCTTATTCcaaatttgaaaaaatgtgCCTAGTGGCAGTTTACAGTTGTACATGTAATTGTGTGAAGTACTGTTATTGACCTAATGGGCTTTAGAGATATCGCCTCAGTGGTTAAAAATGCTTGTGGACATTTTTGTAATCACATTTGTAAAACATACTTGTTGACCATTTCAAGTCGGAAGAAGTAGCTTAAGTCAGTGTTTTCTGCTAACGCGGACACGAAGGAGttagctgttttttttgggAGGAATGATAAAAATGATGCACATAACAGCCAAATTTTGTCTAATGTAAATATGCTCTGTTGTGCTCAAACCCTTGTGTTCTACAGTGGCTAATATGTCTGTATGGAGTGTTATTCACAATGCAACTTATGGCTGTCCAAACTGCAGGTCGCACTGTTACGGAGGTGATGGAGGACGGTGTATTTTTTAGCGAATTCTAATGTCAGTGGTGCGTATATCTTAC is a window encoding:
- the LOC117378901 gene encoding cAMP-dependent protein kinase inhibitor alpha-like, whose translation is MTEVEPVLDFASSGRSGRRNALPDILGSPAGVNPGDLPLKLGELSLQDGPGGAQSPASEEASAPAESAQAKDGS